In one window of Bradyrhizobium sp. AZCC 1721 DNA:
- a CDS encoding alpha-2-macroglobulin family protein encodes MIGLVRATVICATLALGLTAAGAADKAFKRDELADSAVKLEAQIKSEAGPVAKSSATLRNDADAAFKRADFRVGLQILGQIAATTPEDSANWLRLAKTIFQIRSVSSSEQTFLYERASTAAYIAYQRAGNQAEEADALAVLGRAMSERKLWRPALDALRLSLDMREVAEVRGQYEKMRDQHGFRLLDYTVDSDGASPRACFQFSEDLAKRVDFAPFVALAGTDKPALTSEGKQLCIDGLKHGERYNINLRAGLPSTVKESLPKSAEFNVYVRDRKPFVRFTGRAYVLPRTGQRGIPLVSVNTPSVNVNVFRIGDRNLINTVVDSDFQKTLSSYQLSDLGNERGAKVWSGELATASTLNQDVVTAFPVDQVLGDLQPGVYVMTAAAKGPGSSSDDDGTLATQWFIVSDMGLTAFSGNDGIQVVFVNSLASTDPVAKAEVRLVARNNEILATRKTDDAGHVLFEAGLARGEGGLSPALLTVMSEKADYAFLSLKTNAFDLTDRGVSGRIVPPGADAFVYAERGVYRSNETVYLTALLRDGQGNALAGGPLTLVIERPDGVEFRRAQLPDQGAGGRSMAVPLNSAVPTGTWRVRAFTDPKGSSVGETTFMVEDYIPERIEFDVSAKEKVIKAETPVELKVAGKFLYGAPASGLQLEGDMLVAPAASGRPGYPGYQFGVEDEETASNERTPIENLPEADANGVATFPVSLAKAPTSTQPQEAQIFIRMVETGGRAVERKLVLPVAPTAALIGIKPLFGDKSVAEGDKAEFDVVFVSPDGKQLSRDGLRYELLKMESRYQWYRQNSSWEYEPVKSTKRVADGDLTLTSDKAARVSVAPEPGRYRLDVKSIEADGPITSVQFDVGWYSDGSADTPDLLETSIDKPEYASGDTMVVSVNARTAGKLTINVLGDRLLTTQTVDVKEGTQQVKLTVGKDWGTGAYVLATLRRPLDAAALRMPGRAIGLKWFGIDKKARTLQVALSPPPLVRPGTSLKIPVKLGGLNPGEDAKVVVAAVDVGILNLTNYKPPAPDDYYLGQRRLTAEIRDLYGQLIDGMQGTRGQIRTGGDSAGAELQGSPPTQKPLALYSGIVTVGADGTAEISFDIPEFAGTARVMAVAWNATKLGRATIDVTVRDPVVLTATLPRFLLNGDKGTMSFDLDNVEGAPGDYSISVKTSGPVKVTGNPTTTVKLAAKQRTSMSLALDAGGAGTANLDVDIKGPNGLTLARHYALDVKAATQVLARRSIRTLAKGESLTLTPDMFSDLVSGTGSVSLSVSLSTALDAATILKALDRYPHGCSEQITSRAMPLLYVNDLAAGAHLAMDTAVDQRIKDAIERLLARQGSNGSFGLWSAGGEDAWLDAYVTDFLTRAREKGFAVPDVLFKNALDRIRNSVVNANEPEKDGGRDLAYGLYVLARNGAAPIGDLRYLADTKLSNLATPIAKSQLAAALALVGDKTRAERVYAAALDALAPKPVIEFGRVDYGSALRDAAALVSLASEGNAPRATLTQAVQRVEAARGLTPYTSTQENAWMVLAARALSKETLALDIDGSPVKAAVYRSYKAEAVAGKPVKITNTGDAPVQAVVSVSGSPVTPEPAASNGFKIERSYFSLDGKPADVTKAKQNDRFAVVLKITEAKPERGHIMVADYLPAGLEIDNPRLVSSGDSGTLDWIEDGEEPEHTEFRDDRFTAAIERASDDQSVFTVAYIVRAVSPGKYVLPQAYVEDMYNPSRYGRTGTGSVEVRPAK; translated from the coding sequence ATGATCGGTTTGGTTCGCGCCACAGTGATTTGCGCCACGCTGGCGCTTGGCCTGACGGCGGCGGGGGCCGCGGACAAGGCATTCAAGCGCGACGAGCTGGCCGATTCGGCCGTGAAGCTGGAGGCCCAGATCAAGAGCGAGGCGGGGCCGGTGGCGAAATCCTCCGCGACGCTGCGCAACGACGCCGACGCCGCCTTCAAGCGCGCCGACTTCCGGGTGGGCCTGCAGATCCTCGGCCAGATCGCGGCGACCACGCCAGAAGACAGCGCCAACTGGCTGCGGCTCGCCAAGACCATCTTCCAGATCCGCTCCGTCAGTTCCAGCGAACAGACCTTCCTCTATGAGCGCGCCTCGACCGCGGCCTACATCGCCTATCAGCGCGCCGGCAACCAGGCCGAGGAGGCTGATGCGCTGGCCGTGCTGGGCCGGGCGATGTCCGAGCGCAAGCTGTGGCGCCCGGCACTGGATGCGTTGCGGCTATCGCTCGACATGCGCGAGGTCGCCGAGGTCCGCGGCCAGTACGAGAAGATGCGCGACCAGCACGGCTTCCGGCTGCTCGACTATACCGTCGATTCCGACGGCGCCTCGCCGCGCGCCTGTTTCCAGTTCTCCGAAGACCTCGCCAAGCGGGTCGATTTTGCGCCGTTCGTGGCGCTTGCCGGCACCGACAAGCCGGCGCTGACGAGCGAAGGCAAGCAGCTCTGCATCGACGGGCTGAAGCATGGCGAGCGCTACAACATCAACCTGCGCGCCGGCCTGCCGTCCACGGTGAAGGAGAGTCTGCCGAAATCGGCCGAGTTCAACGTCTATGTCCGCGACCGCAAGCCGTTCGTGCGCTTCACCGGCCGCGCCTATGTGCTGCCGCGCACCGGCCAGCGCGGCATTCCGCTGGTCAGCGTCAATACGCCCTCGGTGAACGTCAACGTGTTCCGGATCGGCGACCGGAACCTGATCAACACGGTGGTCGACAGCGATTTTCAGAAGACGCTCTCCAGCTATCAGCTCTCCGATCTCGGCAACGAGCGCGGCGCCAAGGTCTGGTCCGGCGAGCTCGCCACCGCCTCGACGCTGAACCAGGACGTTGTGACGGCTTTCCCGGTCGACCAGGTGCTCGGAGATCTGCAGCCGGGCGTCTACGTGATGACGGCCGCCGCCAAGGGCCCGGGCAGCAGCAGCGACGATGACGGCACACTGGCGACGCAATGGTTCATCGTCTCCGACATGGGGCTAACGGCGTTTTCCGGCAATGACGGCATCCAGGTTGTTTTTGTCAATTCGCTGGCTTCGACCGACCCGGTCGCCAAGGCCGAAGTGCGGCTGGTCGCGCGCAACAACGAGATCCTGGCCACGCGCAAGACCGACGATGCCGGTCACGTGCTGTTCGAGGCGGGGCTTGCGCGCGGCGAGGGCGGGCTCTCGCCGGCGTTGCTGACGGTGATGAGCGAGAAGGCGGACTACGCCTTCCTCAGCCTGAAGACCAATGCCTTCGACCTCACCGACCGCGGCGTGTCAGGACGGATCGTGCCGCCTGGTGCCGACGCCTTCGTCTATGCCGAGCGCGGGGTCTACCGGTCGAACGAGACCGTCTACCTGACCGCGCTGCTGCGCGACGGGCAGGGCAACGCCTTGGCCGGCGGGCCGCTGACGCTGGTGATCGAGCGGCCGGACGGCGTCGAATTCCGCCGCGCCCAGCTCCCCGACCAGGGCGCGGGTGGCCGCTCCATGGCCGTGCCGCTCAATTCGGCGGTCCCGACCGGGACCTGGCGGGTGCGCGCCTTTACCGACCCCAAGGGCTCGTCCGTCGGCGAGACCACCTTCATGGTCGAGGACTACATCCCCGAACGGATCGAATTCGACGTCTCGGCCAAGGAAAAGGTGATCAAGGCTGAGACCCCGGTTGAACTGAAGGTCGCTGGCAAGTTCCTTTATGGTGCGCCGGCGTCGGGCCTGCAGCTCGAAGGCGACATGCTGGTCGCCCCCGCAGCCTCCGGGCGGCCCGGCTATCCCGGCTATCAGTTCGGTGTGGAGGACGAGGAAACCGCTTCCAACGAGCGCACCCCGATCGAGAACCTGCCGGAGGCCGACGCCAATGGTGTTGCGACCTTCCCGGTGTCGCTGGCGAAGGCGCCGACCTCGACCCAGCCGCAGGAGGCGCAGATCTTCATCCGGATGGTGGAGACCGGCGGCCGCGCGGTCGAGCGCAAGCTGGTGCTCCCCGTGGCGCCGACCGCGGCCCTGATCGGCATCAAGCCGCTGTTCGGCGACAAGAGCGTCGCTGAAGGCGACAAGGCCGAGTTCGACGTGGTCTTCGTCAGCCCTGACGGCAAGCAACTGTCGCGCGACGGCCTGCGCTACGAACTCTTGAAGATGGAGTCGCGCTATCAGTGGTATCGTCAGAATTCGTCCTGGGAATATGAGCCGGTCAAATCCACCAAACGCGTTGCCGATGGCGACCTGACGCTGACATCAGACAAGGCGGCGCGGGTGTCGGTCGCGCCGGAGCCCGGCCGCTATCGCCTGGACGTCAAATCGATTGAGGCGGATGGCCCGATCACCTCGGTGCAGTTCGACGTCGGCTGGTATTCCGACGGCAGCGCCGATACGCCGGACCTGTTGGAGACCTCGATCGACAAGCCGGAATACGCCTCCGGCGACACCATGGTGGTGTCGGTCAATGCCCGCACCGCCGGGAAGCTCACCATCAACGTGCTCGGCGACCGCCTGCTGACGACCCAGACCGTCGACGTCAAGGAAGGCACCCAGCAGGTCAAACTGACCGTCGGCAAGGATTGGGGCACAGGCGCCTATGTGCTGGCGACGCTGCGGCGACCGCTGGACGCGGCGGCGTTGCGGATGCCCGGACGGGCGATCGGGCTAAAATGGTTCGGGATCGACAAGAAGGCGCGCACGCTCCAAGTCGCGCTGTCGCCGCCACCGCTGGTTCGGCCCGGCACCAGCTTAAAGATCCCGGTCAAGCTGGGTGGGCTCAATCCCGGCGAGGACGCCAAGGTCGTGGTCGCCGCGGTCGATGTCGGCATTCTCAACCTGACCAACTACAAGCCGCCGGCACCCGATGACTATTATCTCGGCCAGCGCCGCCTGACGGCCGAAATCCGCGACCTCTACGGCCAGTTGATCGACGGTATGCAGGGTACCCGCGGCCAGATCAGGACCGGCGGCGATTCCGCCGGCGCCGAGCTGCAGGGCTCACCGCCCACGCAGAAGCCGCTCGCGCTCTATTCCGGCATCGTCACGGTTGGCGCCGACGGCACCGCCGAGATCAGTTTCGACATTCCGGAGTTCGCCGGTACTGCACGCGTGATGGCGGTGGCGTGGAACGCGACCAAGCTTGGCCGCGCCACCATCGATGTCACGGTGCGTGACCCCGTCGTGCTGACGGCGACGCTGCCGCGCTTCCTGCTCAATGGCGATAAGGGCACCATGAGTTTCGACCTCGACAATGTCGAGGGCGCCCCTGGCGACTACAGCATCAGCGTGAAGACCTCGGGACCCGTGAAGGTGACGGGCAATCCGACCACGACGGTCAAACTCGCGGCCAAGCAGCGGACCTCGATGTCGCTGGCGCTCGATGCCGGCGGCGCCGGCACCGCCAATCTCGACGTCGACATCAAGGGCCCGAACGGGCTGACGCTGGCGCGGCATTATGCGCTCGACGTCAAGGCGGCGACGCAGGTGCTGGCGCGGCGCTCGATCCGGACATTGGCGAAAGGCGAGAGCCTGACGCTGACTCCTGACATGTTCTCCGACCTCGTGTCGGGCACCGGCAGCGTCTCGCTGTCGGTCAGCCTATCCACCGCACTCGATGCGGCGACCATTTTGAAGGCGCTGGATCGCTATCCGCACGGATGCTCCGAGCAGATCACGAGCCGCGCAATGCCGTTGCTCTATGTCAATGATCTGGCGGCCGGCGCGCACCTGGCGATGGATACCGCCGTCGACCAGCGCATCAAGGACGCGATCGAACGGCTGCTGGCGCGGCAGGGCTCGAACGGCTCGTTCGGGCTGTGGTCGGCGGGCGGCGAAGACGCCTGGCTCGACGCCTATGTGACGGACTTCCTGACGCGGGCCCGCGAAAAGGGCTTTGCGGTGCCGGACGTGCTGTTCAAGAACGCGCTGGATCGTATCCGCAACTCCGTGGTCAATGCCAACGAGCCGGAAAAGGACGGCGGCCGTGATCTGGCCTACGGCCTCTATGTGCTTGCCCGCAATGGTGCAGCGCCGATCGGCGATCTCCGCTATCTCGCCGACACCAAGCTGAGCAATCTCGCAACGCCGATTGCGAAATCGCAGCTCGCCGCGGCGCTGGCGTTGGTCGGCGACAAGACGCGGGCGGAACGGGTCTATGCGGCGGCACTCGATGCGCTGGCGCCAAAACCGGTAATCGAGTTCGGCCGCGTCGATTACGGCTCGGCGCTGCGCGACGCGGCGGCGCTGGTCTCGCTCGCCAGCGAAGGCAACGCGCCGCGGGCGACACTGACACAGGCCGTTCAGCGGGTCGAAGCGGCGCGGGGGCTTACGCCCTACACCTCCACGCAGGAGAATGCTTGGATGGTGCTGGCCGCGCGAGCGCTGTCAAAGGAAACGCTGGCGCTCGATATCGATGGATCGCCGGTCAAGGCCGCCGTCTATCGCAGCTACAAGGCCGAGGCGGTGGCCGGCAAGCCGGTCAAGATCACCAATACCGGCGATGCGCCGGTGCAGGCGGTGGTCTCGGTCTCGGGCTCGCCGGTTACGCCGGAGCCCGCGGCTTCCAACGGCTTCAAGATCGAGCGCAGCTATTTCTCGCTCGACGGCAAGCCCGCCGACGTCACCAAGGCCAAGCAGAACGATCGCTTCGCGGTGGTGCTGAAGATCACCGAGGCCAAGCCGGAACGCGGGCACATCATGGTGGCCGACTATCTGCCGGCCGGTCTCGAGATCGACAACCCGCGCCTGGTGTCGTCCGGTGACTCCGGCACGCTGGACTGGATCGAGGACGGCGAGGAGCCGGAGCATACCGAGTTCCGCGACGACCGCTTCACCGCGGCGATCGAGCGCGCCAGCGACGACCAGTCGGTGTTCACGGTGGCTTACATCGTGCGCGCGGTCTCGCCCGGCAAATACGTGCTGCCGCAGGCCTATGTCGAGGACATGTACAACCCCTCGCGCTACGGCCGTACCGGCACCGGCTCGGTCGAGGTG